Proteins encoded within one genomic window of Rhododendron vialii isolate Sample 1 chromosome 1a, ASM3025357v1:
- the LOC131329343 gene encoding uncharacterized protein LOC131329343, with protein MTIKNRLSKEYRDGVNSFVDFAVTNLGSDDQIRCPCLKCMNVERHFSIVVAFHLIQNGIAPSYKTWVHHGETIPMNQQFVSNESHEHENQDDLERLVNDYYAAAIMNDEELDELPDNVETKNVRNFDKLMKDAHRELYPGCKLTLLSFVIKLLHVKVLNKWSNKSFDALLGLLKELLPTSDHDILGNIYEAKKFFENADLEKCPVCEESRNKLNDGKGKKIPHKILRYFPLTPKLQRFYMSSKTCTDMRWHKKKRVDDGVLRHLADGKAWKHFDRHYPEFARDARNVRLRLATDGFNPFGNMSNSYSLWPVIVMPYNLPPWKCMKQPYSIMSLFIPGPIAPGRDIDVYLMPLIDELKELWERGAVTYDASTEQTFRMHVAVMWTINDFPAYGNLSGWTTKGYLACPMCNEHASSQRLRSKLSYVGARRMVT; from the exons ATGACAATTAAGAATAGACTGAGCAAAGAGTATCGAGATGGGGTAAATTCATTTGTTGACTTTGCAGTCACAAATTTAGGTTCTGATGATCAGATTCGTTGCCCGTGTTTAAAATGCATGAATGTGGAACGCCATTTTAGTATTGTTGTTGCATTTCACCTGATACAAAATGGGATAGCTCCTTCTTACAAGACTTGGGTCCACCATGGGGAAACTATACCTATGAATCAACAATTTGTGTCGAACGAAAGCC ATGAACATGAGAATCAAGACGACCTAGAACGCTTAGTTAATGATTACTATGCAGCAGCAATCATGAATGATGAGGAACTAGATGAGTTGCCTGACAATGTTGAGACAAAGAATGTGCGCAACTTTGATAAATTAATGAAGGATGCCCATCGAGAGTTATACCCCGGATGCAAGCTTACTTTACTATCATTTGTTATTAAGCTACTTCATGTTAAGGTGTTGAATAAATGGAGCAACAAGTCCTTTGATGCGCTGTTGGGGTTATTGAAGGAACTCCTACCTACAAGTGATCACGACATTCTAGGCAACATTTATGAAGCAAAGAAGTTCTTC GAGAATGCTGATCTTGAAAAGTGTCCTGTTTGTGAGGAGTCTAGAAACAAGCTAAATGATGGTAAGGGAAAAAAGATTCCTCATAAGATCTTGCGATATTTTCCGTTGACCCCTAAGTTGCAGAGGTTTTATATGTCGAGCAAAACTTGTACAGATATGAGGTGGCATAAGAAGAAACGAGTTGATGATGGAGTATTAAGGCATCTTGCTGATGGTAAGGCATGGAAGCACTTTGATCGACATTATCCTGAGTTTGCTCGAGATGCCCGAAATGTGAGGTTAAGACTAGCTACTGATGGATTCAATCCCTTTGGTAACATGAGCAACTCCTACAGCTTATGGCCTGTGATTGTCATGCCTTACAATCTTCCTCCATGGAAATGTATGAAACAACCTTACTCTATAATGTCGTTGTTTATTCCTGGACCAATTGCACCGGGAAGAGATATTGATGTTTACTTAATGCCATTAATTGACGAATTGAAGGAGTTATGGGAACGTGGCGCAGTCACCTATGATGCCTCAACTGAACAAACTTTTCGAATGCATGTAGCTGTTATGTGGACCATCAACGATTTCCCTGCATATGGTAATTTGTCCGGGTGGACTACTAAGGGTTATTTGGCTTGCCCAATGTGTAACGAACATGCATCATCGCAAAGGTTGAGAAGTAAGTTAAGTTATGTGGGAGCTCGCCGAATGGTTACCTAA